A portion of the Flavobacterium limnophilum genome contains these proteins:
- a CDS encoding DUF1573 domain-containing protein yields MKNIATIIAIVLTSSFGFAQNGPKIEFKAKDNTIDYGTTSKKSDNGVRSFEFTNTGNAPLIITNVLSTCGCAVPTKPTEPIMPGKTGKIDIKYNMTPGPIRKTITVESNAVNYEDGRIPLKIKGEVIAD; encoded by the coding sequence ATGAAAAATATAGCCACAATAATAGCAATTGTATTGACAAGCAGTTTTGGCTTTGCCCAAAACGGTCCTAAAATTGAATTTAAGGCTAAAGACAATACGATAGATTATGGAACTACCAGCAAAAAAAGTGACAATGGAGTTCGCTCTTTCGAGTTTACCAATACCGGCAATGCCCCGTTGATTATTACCAATGTACTTTCTACTTGTGGATGTGCTGTTCCTACCAAACCAACAGAACCAATCATGCCTGGAAAAACTGGAAAAATTGACATCAAATACAATATGACTCCAGGTCCCATAAGAAAAACAATCACTGTCGAATCAAATGCAGTGAATTATGAAGACGGAAGAATTCCACTAAAAATCAAGGGTGAAGTGATTGCTGATTAA